A single region of the Eleginops maclovinus isolate JMC-PN-2008 ecotype Puerto Natales chromosome 4, JC_Emac_rtc_rv5, whole genome shotgun sequence genome encodes:
- the mipol1 gene encoding mirror-image polydactyly gene 1 protein, with translation MDVDAVLQALSSADSVLQVRQLGLGLVQHLRSARQRRDDIIAQEMKAVMDERDGSVAMCKRLEQEVMQQRERRASKTERLRAGGGAVDDRCQLEAELQLLRANHSPQDPLTLSQPCDNVFSAPTLQLQVQQLSEEKRSVEVELQRCQESERDARERGHRLERLVEVLRKKVGSGSVRAVV, from the exons ATG GATGTGGATGCGGTACTTCAGGCTCTGTCCAGCGCCGACTCGGTGCTTCAGGTCCGACAGCTCGGCTTGGGTCTGGTGCAGCATCTGAGATCGGCACGGCAACGCAGAGATGACATCATCGCTCAGGAGATGAAGGCTGTGATGGACGAGAGAGACGGGTCTGTCGCTATG tgtAAACGtctggaacaggaagtgatgcagcagagagagaggagggcgAGCAAg ACGGAGCGGCTGAGGGCGGGGGGCGGAGCTGTGGACGACAGATGCCAGCTGGAGGCAGAGCTACAGCTGCTGCGAGCCAATCACAG CCCTCAGGACCCCCTCACTCTCTCGCAGCCCTGTGACAACGTCTTTTCAGCACCAACCCTCCAGCTGCAGGTGCAACAGCTGTCCGAGGAGAAGCGGAGCGTGGAGGTGGAACTTCAGCGCTGTCAGGAGTCGGAGAGAGATGCTAGAGAAAGAGGGCACAG GTTGGAGCGTCTGGTGGAGGTTTTGAGGAAGAAGGTGGGGTCAGGAAGTGTCCGAGCCGTCGTCTGA
- the LOC134863328 gene encoding protein SPT2 homolog: MQGLLKRRKDFLLIYTYLSPCGHKCTNRSHKFNILDYLERNVPHWRKFAFVFTRVFDQPKDGSVVPKEDLIQALRTISKSRLNLKNIYRCYKPENLHFQCHSCSAGGQVSKICVENNAQPHQGEGGSSGGRRDRRGPRSSSMDSKLGGRGRPTGSKGGRGRPTGSKGGRGRPTGSKGGRGRPTGSKGGRGRPTGSKGGRGRPTGSKGGRGSRKGGAGKSSSNSRKGGVRHSSNSRKGGVRHSSNSRKGGVTHSSNSRKGGVRHSSNSRKGGVRHSSNSRKGGVRHSSNSRKGGVRHSSNSRKGGVTHISNSRKGGVRHSSNSRKGGVRHSSNSRKVESDTASNSRKGGVRHSSNSRKGGVTHSSNSRKGGVRHSSNSRKGGVRHSSNSRKGGVRHKQ, from the coding sequence ATGCAAGGCCtgctgaagaggaggaaagactTCCTGCTGATCTACACCTACCTGTCCCCCTGCGGACACAAGTGCACCAACCGCAGCCACAAGTTCAACATCCTGGACTACCTGGAGCGGAACGTTCCTCACTGGAGGAAGTTCGCCTTCGTCTTCACCAGAGTATTTGATCAACCGAAGGACGGTTCTGTGGTTCCCAAAGAGGATCTGATCCAGGCGCTCAGAACCATCAGTAAATCGAGACTGAACCTCAAAAACATCTACCGCTGCTACAAGCCGGAGAACCTGCACTTCCAGTGCCACAGCTGCTCAGCAGGGGGCCAGGTGTCCAAAATCTGCGTGGAAAACAACGCCCAGCCCCACCAGGGGGAAGGAGGGAGCAGCGGTGGCaggagagacagaagaggacCAAGGAGCAGCAGCATGGACAGTAAACTTGGAGGGAGAGGCAGACCCACAGGGAGTaaaggagggagaggcagaCCCACAGGGAGTaaaggagggagaggcagaCCCACAGGGAGTaaaggagggagaggcagaCCCACAGGGAGTaaaggagggagaggcagaCCCACAGGGAGTaaaggagggagaggcagaCCCACAGGGAGTAAAGGAGGGAGAGGCAGCAGGAAAGGTGGAGCTGGGAAAAGCAGCAGTAACAGCAGGAAAGGTGGAGTCAGACACAGCAGTAACAGCAGGAAAGGTGGAGTCAGACACAGCAGTAACAGCAGGAAAGGTGGagtcacacacagcagtaaCAGCAGGAAAGGTGGAGTCAGACACAGCAGTAACAGCAGGAAAGGTGGAGTCAGACACAGCAGTAACAGCAGGAAAGGTGGAGTCAGACACAGCAGTAACAGCAGGAAAGGTGGAGTCAGACACAGCAGTAACAGCAGGAAAGGTGGAGTCACACACATTAGTAACAGCAGGAAAGGTGGAGTCAGACACAGCAGTAACAGCAGGAAAGGTGGAGTCAGACACAGCAGTAACAGCAGGAAGGTGGAGTCAGACACAGCTAGTAACAGCAGGAAAGGTGGAGTCAGACACAGCAGTAACAGCAGGAAAGGTGGagtcacacacagcagtaaCAGCAGGAAAGGTGGAGTCAGACACAGCAGTAACAGCAGGAAAGGTGGAGTCAGACACAGCAGTAACAGCAGGAAAGGTGGAGTCAGACACAAGCAGTAA